In Persicimonas caeni, a single window of DNA contains:
- the yidD gene encoding membrane protein insertion efficiency factor YidD, which yields MAMIRFYQRAISPLTPPACRFRPTCSQYTLIAIKRHGFVRGSWLGLKRLMRCHPFHPGGHDPVP from the coding sequence ATGGCGATGATCCGCTTTTATCAGCGCGCCATCTCCCCACTGACGCCCCCTGCCTGCCGATTTCGGCCCACGTGCTCTCAGTACACTTTGATCGCCATCAAACGCCACGGATTCGTGCGCGGAAGTTGGCTGGGCCTCAAGCGGCTCATGCGGTGCCACCCGTTCCATCCCGGGGGTCACGATCCCGTACCCTGA
- the rnpA gene encoding ribonuclease P protein component, with protein sequence MASPSEREQTEPERFEDDERLRKAERLRKRPEFLRTQRKGTRRANKHFIVYGRPNRRAWSRLGVTASKKVGKATVRNWWKRRVREIFRRNKTEIPSGYDFVVIVKASGQRDEFDELRDELVGLMKRAVDSRKR encoded by the coding sequence GTGGCATCTCCATCCGAGCGGGAGCAAACAGAGCCGGAGCGCTTCGAGGACGACGAGCGGTTGCGCAAGGCCGAGAGGCTGCGCAAGCGCCCCGAGTTTTTGAGGACGCAGCGCAAAGGTACCCGGCGGGCGAACAAGCACTTTATCGTCTACGGGCGCCCCAACCGTCGCGCCTGGTCGCGCCTGGGGGTCACCGCCAGCAAAAAGGTGGGCAAGGCCACGGTGCGTAACTGGTGGAAACGGCGGGTGCGCGAGATCTTTCGGCGCAACAAGACCGAGATCCCCAGCGGCTACGATTTCGTGGTCATCGTCAAGGCCTCCGGCCAACGCGACGAGTTCGACGAACTGCGCGACGAGTTGGTGGGCTTGATGAAACGCGCGGTCGATTCCCGAAAACGCTGA
- the rpmH gene encoding 50S ribosomal protein L34 encodes MPKRTYQPSRKKRRKTHGFRARMKSKGGRKTLKRRRSKGRKRLSPRKFHKRTRRT; translated from the coding sequence ATGCCGAAGAGAACGTATCAGCCGAGTCGTAAGAAGCGTCGCAAGACTCACGGTTTCCGCGCCCGCATGAAGTCCAAAGGGGGCCGCAAGACCCTCAAGCGTCGGCGCAGCAAAGGCCGCAAGCGTCTGTCGCCGCGCAAGTTCCATAAGCGGACGCGTCGTACCTGA
- the dnaA gene encoding chromosomal replication initiator protein DnaA has product MTDIWQAALRDLQEKVSSHNFQSWFKNIKYHHCDGQTYFLEVGDEFLKAWIEDNYLDLIEDSLEVASGEPVEVKLDVASAYERQKAGGGEQVVQSIDAPEEAMAARMGRLQAEGQAVVDAAVVAEPSGAGQTSAGQSQMKLDRASDAAVRPSEPNPSPQELAETMMAAGINPRHDFDEFVVGPSNQFVHAACSAVADNPGGSYNPLFIFGGVGLGKTHLLHAVGIEAIKRNPQARVVNLSSEDFMNQLITSLRQKDMNSFRTQFRNNCDVLLIDDIQFIAGKDSTQEEFFHTFNALYHSGKQIVITSDVMPKDLPGIEERLRSRFSWGLCADIQPPEMETRIAILEKKAEADGIEMDKDVAILLASSIRSNVRELEGTLIRLGAQASLMNQPITLDLAREMLDRMNIEQGRELSTEYIIEVVASDFGITPRDIKGSRRTRAISKPRQYAMYLARKHTDHSYPQLGEQFGGKDHTTVLAACKKIGGLIEDGDEEMTSLIDGLEAKLLR; this is encoded by the coding sequence ATGACGGATATCTGGCAAGCCGCGTTGCGCGACCTTCAAGAGAAGGTGAGCTCCCATAATTTCCAGTCGTGGTTTAAGAATATCAAGTACCACCACTGCGACGGACAGACCTACTTTTTGGAAGTCGGCGACGAGTTCCTGAAGGCCTGGATCGAGGACAACTACCTCGATCTGATCGAAGATTCGCTCGAGGTCGCCTCGGGTGAACCGGTCGAGGTCAAGCTCGACGTCGCTTCGGCTTATGAGCGCCAAAAGGCCGGCGGCGGCGAGCAGGTCGTCCAGTCGATCGACGCGCCCGAAGAGGCGATGGCCGCGCGCATGGGCCGGCTGCAGGCCGAAGGCCAGGCGGTGGTCGACGCGGCGGTGGTCGCCGAGCCGTCGGGAGCGGGCCAGACATCGGCCGGCCAGTCGCAGATGAAGCTGGATCGGGCTTCCGACGCGGCGGTGCGTCCCAGCGAGCCAAATCCGAGCCCGCAAGAACTCGCCGAGACGATGATGGCCGCCGGGATCAACCCGCGCCACGACTTCGACGAGTTCGTCGTCGGCCCCTCCAACCAGTTCGTGCACGCCGCGTGCAGCGCGGTGGCCGACAACCCCGGCGGCTCGTACAACCCGCTGTTCATCTTCGGCGGAGTGGGCCTGGGCAAAACCCACCTTCTTCACGCGGTGGGCATCGAGGCGATCAAGCGCAACCCGCAGGCGCGGGTGGTGAACTTGTCGAGCGAGGACTTCATGAACCAGCTCATCACCTCGCTTCGCCAAAAGGATATGAACTCGTTCCGCACCCAGTTTCGCAACAACTGCGACGTGCTCCTCATCGACGATATCCAGTTCATCGCCGGCAAGGACTCGACTCAGGAAGAGTTCTTCCACACGTTCAATGCCCTGTATCACAGCGGCAAGCAGATCGTGATCACCTCCGACGTGATGCCCAAGGACCTGCCGGGCATCGAAGAGCGGCTGCGAAGCCGGTTTAGCTGGGGCCTTTGCGCCGACATCCAGCCGCCGGAGATGGAGACGCGCATTGCCATCCTCGAGAAGAAGGCCGAGGCCGACGGCATCGAGATGGACAAGGACGTGGCGATCTTGCTGGCCAGCTCCATTCGCAGCAACGTGCGCGAGCTCGAGGGCACGCTCATTCGCCTGGGGGCCCAGGCCAGCCTGATGAACCAGCCGATCACGCTCGACTTGGCCCGCGAGATGCTCGACCGCATGAATATCGAGCAGGGCCGCGAGCTGTCGACCGAGTACATCATCGAGGTCGTCGCCAGTGACTTCGGCATCACCCCCCGTGACATCAAGGGGAGCCGGCGCACCCGCGCGATCAGCAAGCCTCGCCAGTACGCCATGTACCTGGCGCGCAAGCACACCGACCACTCCTACCCGCAACTCGGCGAGCAGTTCGGGGGCAAGGACCACACCACCGTGCTGGCCGCCTGCAAGAAGATCGGCGGGCTTATCGAGGACGGCGACGAGGAGATGACCTCCTTGATCGACGGCCTCGAGGCGAAGCTGCTGCGCTGA
- a CDS encoding YqgE/AlgH family protein — protein MAESTQNSSSMAPGFLVASPKLDGSPFERAVILLVHHDEEGAMGYIINKPLEVDFGTLIASVNEEIEEAILPERFEQTVYFGGPVRMEQLWVIFKHEGEQARKAPFDSVEPADIDFAPDWTLSPSGRLIEGFALHETDDYIMPVLGYAGWGAGQLEGELEEGSWLVADFDEALIRQTAPADCWKRALAKIGVDPTAFLMMGKMGSA, from the coding sequence ATGGCCGAATCGACCCAAAACTCGAGCTCGATGGCTCCCGGATTTCTCGTCGCCTCCCCCAAGCTCGACGGCAGCCCGTTCGAGCGGGCGGTCATCTTGCTGGTCCACCACGACGAGGAGGGGGCGATGGGCTACATCATCAACAAACCGCTGGAGGTTGATTTTGGCACGTTGATCGCCAGCGTCAACGAGGAGATCGAGGAGGCGATCTTGCCCGAGCGCTTCGAGCAGACCGTCTATTTTGGCGGCCCGGTGCGCATGGAGCAGTTGTGGGTGATCTTCAAGCACGAGGGTGAACAGGCGCGCAAGGCGCCGTTCGACTCCGTCGAGCCGGCCGATATCGACTTCGCCCCGGACTGGACGCTGTCGCCCTCGGGTCGGCTCATCGAGGGGTTCGCCCTGCACGAGACCGACGACTACATCATGCCCGTGCTCGGCTACGCCGGCTGGGGCGCCGGCCAGCTCGAGGGGGAACTCGAAGAGGGCTCCTGGCTGGTGGCCGACTTCGACGAGGCGCTCATCCGCCAGACCGCACCCGCCGACTGCTGGAAGCGCGCGCTGGCCAAAATCGGCGTCGACCCGACGGCGTTTTTGATGATGGGCAAGATGGGCTCGGCTTAG
- a CDS encoding rhodanese-like domain-containing protein, translated as MKRMSYEEIAQKREQEDLRIIDVREQDEYDAVHVKGVELFPLSKLREGERPEPDDRPVAIICRSGGRSAMACQILEGEGWEECINVEGGTNAAIEMGEEEVERG; from the coding sequence ATGAAGCGAATGAGCTACGAAGAGATCGCCCAAAAACGCGAACAAGAAGACCTGCGCATCATCGACGTGCGCGAGCAGGACGAGTACGACGCCGTCCACGTCAAAGGCGTCGAGCTCTTCCCGCTGTCGAAGCTGCGCGAAGGCGAGCGCCCCGAGCCCGACGACCGCCCCGTGGCGATCATCTGCCGCTCGGGCGGCCGCAGCGCGATGGCGTGTCAGATTCTGGAAGGCGAGGGCTGGGAGGAGTGCATCAACGTCGAAGGCGGCACGAACGCAGCGATCGAGATGGGTGAGGAGGAAGTGGAGCGTGGGTGA
- the rimO gene encoding 30S ribosomal protein S12 methylthiotransferase RimO: MTQEKRKKVHMISLGCPKNRVDSEVMVGLIQDDGEFDMVGDADQADIVVVNTCGFIDDAKEESINTILEMVERKNVGLLDKVVVSGCLSQRYSGDLEVEIPEVDAILGTKTFTAINEALKGELAEKTYVQPGSFIMDHEVARTNTIRGGTAYLKIAEGCSRSCSYCIIPKIRGTQESRTIDDVVLEAKRLGQSGVKEIILVAQDMTSYGIDLDPKKNRDYLVRLLRRLDEEATEVDWIRMLYMYPWNFTDEVLEILQEENRILPYVDMPLQHINQRILKSMRRNIQRDRQAELIARLRAVDDLVLRTTFIVGYPGETDAEFQELYDWMEEVRFDRVGIFTYSPEEGTPAAEMDGQLPEEVKIARRDALMELQQQISLEKNEEWVGYNTEVIVDGVSEQHEAVLEGRHYGQAPDIDGVVYLSFDYGGDLPTPGDIVEVEIQQATAYDLAGVVIPKERDEGPIRIEEGGVSLAKQ; this comes from the coding sequence ATGACCCAAGAAAAACGCAAAAAAGTCCACATGATCTCCCTCGGTTGCCCCAAAAACCGGGTCGACTCCGAGGTGATGGTCGGGCTCATCCAAGACGACGGCGAGTTCGACATGGTCGGCGACGCCGATCAGGCCGACATCGTGGTGGTGAATACCTGCGGGTTTATCGACGACGCCAAAGAGGAGTCGATCAACACGATCTTGGAGATGGTCGAGCGCAAAAACGTCGGCCTGCTCGACAAGGTGGTCGTGTCGGGGTGTCTATCGCAGCGCTACTCCGGTGACCTGGAGGTCGAGATCCCCGAGGTCGACGCCATCTTGGGCACCAAGACGTTCACCGCGATCAACGAGGCGCTCAAAGGGGAACTGGCCGAGAAGACCTACGTGCAGCCGGGCAGCTTCATCATGGACCACGAGGTCGCCCGCACGAACACCATTCGCGGCGGCACCGCCTACCTGAAGATTGCCGAGGGCTGTTCGAGGAGCTGCAGCTACTGCATCATCCCGAAGATCCGCGGCACCCAAGAGAGCCGCACCATCGACGACGTGGTGCTGGAGGCCAAGCGTCTGGGCCAGAGTGGCGTCAAAGAGATCATCCTGGTCGCCCAGGACATGACGAGCTACGGCATCGACCTCGATCCCAAGAAGAACCGCGACTACCTGGTGCGCCTTCTTCGCCGCCTCGACGAGGAGGCGACCGAGGTCGACTGGATCCGGATGCTCTACATGTATCCGTGGAACTTCACCGACGAGGTCCTGGAGATCTTGCAGGAGGAGAACCGCATCCTGCCGTACGTCGACATGCCCCTGCAGCACATCAACCAGCGCATCCTCAAGTCGATGCGGCGCAATATCCAGCGCGACCGCCAGGCCGAGCTCATCGCCCGGCTGCGCGCGGTCGACGACCTGGTGCTGCGCACTACGTTTATCGTCGGCTATCCCGGCGAGACCGACGCGGAGTTCCAGGAGCTGTACGATTGGATGGAAGAGGTGCGCTTCGACCGCGTGGGCATCTTCACCTACAGCCCCGAAGAAGGCACGCCCGCGGCCGAGATGGACGGGCAGTTGCCCGAAGAGGTCAAGATCGCACGGCGCGACGCGCTCATGGAGCTGCAGCAGCAGATCTCGCTCGAAAAAAACGAGGAGTGGGTCGGCTACAACACCGAGGTGATCGTCGACGGCGTCTCCGAGCAGCACGAGGCGGTGCTCGAAGGCCGCCACTACGGCCAGGCCCCCGACATCGACGGGGTGGTCTACCTGTCGTTCGACTACGGCGGCGACCTGCCGACCCCGGGCGACATCGTCGAGGTCGAGATCCAGCAGGCCACCGCCTACGATCTGGCGGGCGTGGTCATCCCGAAAGAGCGGGATGAGGGGCCGATTCGGATTGAGGAGGGTGGAGTGAGTCTCGCAAAGCAGTGA
- a CDS encoding class I SAM-dependent methyltransferase, with translation MSEAKPTERFSDRVADYVKYRPGYPNELLDLLEDEGLVGPGRRVADVGAGTGIFTKMLVERGCEVWAVEPNQPMRTAMDTQICGMKGSCYTVDATAEHTTLPDGRFDLVCAAQAYHWFDPEAARREFGRILKPEGQVALIWNSRRKSSTPFLEEFEQLIVRFGTDYDAVDHTRLEVREKLAPFFGHDDFQYAVFDNAQVLDFDGLRGRLESCSYIPQAGHADYEAMIEALREVFERFEEDGTVVVEYDTRVFWGRLS, from the coding sequence ATGAGCGAAGCCAAACCCACCGAGCGGTTTTCGGACCGCGTGGCCGACTACGTCAAATACCGCCCGGGCTATCCCAACGAGCTCCTCGACCTGCTCGAAGACGAGGGGCTCGTCGGCCCCGGCCGGCGGGTCGCCGACGTGGGGGCAGGGACGGGCATCTTCACGAAGATGCTGGTCGAGCGCGGCTGCGAGGTGTGGGCCGTCGAGCCCAATCAGCCCATGCGCACCGCGATGGATACCCAGATCTGCGGCATGAAGGGCAGTTGCTACACCGTCGACGCCACGGCCGAGCATACCACCCTCCCCGACGGTCGCTTCGACCTGGTCTGCGCCGCCCAAGCCTACCATTGGTTCGATCCCGAAGCCGCCCGACGTGAGTTCGGGCGCATTTTGAAGCCCGAGGGCCAAGTCGCGCTGATTTGGAACTCGCGGCGCAAGTCTTCGACCCCCTTCCTGGAGGAATTCGAGCAGCTGATCGTCCGTTTTGGCACGGACTATGACGCCGTCGACCACACTCGCCTGGAAGTGCGTGAGAAGCTCGCGCCTTTCTTCGGCCACGACGACTTTCAGTACGCCGTCTTCGACAATGCACAGGTGCTCGACTTCGACGGCCTGCGCGGCCGGCTCGAGTCGTGCTCGTATATCCCGCAGGCGGGTCACGCCGACTATGAGGCGATGATCGAGGCGTTGCGGGAGGTGTTCGAACGTTTCGAGGAGGACGGGACGGTGGTGGTGGAGTATGATACGCGGGTGTTTTGGGGGCGGTTGAGTTAG
- a CDS encoding Glu/Leu/Phe/Val family dehydrogenase, with protein sequence MTKAFETTNRFLQQAFDVLDLSEEEVILLETPSREVKVELIIRMDDGSMGNFIGYRVQHDDSRGPFKGGLRYHPQADLDHVRSLASLMTWKTALIDVPYGGAKGGIQVDPTQLSLAELERLTRRFTQRVHEFIGPTTDIPAPDMNTDASVMAWIFDEYSNHHGFNPAVVTGKPVDLHGSHGREAATGRGAMYAIREVLERDGRGLEGTSFVIQGFGNVGSWAAKLLHEAGAKVLAVSDIKGGIYNPDGLDPLAVLEHAYETSSVVDCKNSEPVSNEDLLELECDVLVPAALGDVITEENAADIKADYVLEAANAPTSFEGDQILNERGVTVVPDIYCNAGGVTVSYFEWAQNIQHFSWPETRVNAELEKRMIAAHKHIRGLKNKHDVSLRTAAFIGAIERVREATTMRGLQ encoded by the coding sequence ATGACAAAGGCATTCGAGACGACCAACCGTTTCTTGCAGCAGGCCTTCGACGTGCTCGACCTGAGCGAAGAGGAGGTCATCCTGCTCGAGACGCCCAGCCGTGAGGTCAAAGTCGAGCTGATCATTCGCATGGATGACGGCTCCATGGGCAACTTCATCGGCTACCGCGTCCAGCACGACGACTCGCGCGGGCCGTTCAAGGGGGGCTTGCGCTACCACCCGCAGGCTGACCTCGACCACGTGCGCTCGCTGGCGAGTTTGATGACTTGGAAGACGGCGCTTATCGACGTGCCTTACGGGGGCGCCAAAGGCGGCATTCAGGTGGATCCGACGCAACTCTCGCTGGCCGAACTCGAGCGCCTGACTCGCCGGTTCACCCAGCGCGTCCACGAGTTCATCGGACCCACCACCGACATCCCGGCGCCGGATATGAACACCGACGCGTCGGTGATGGCCTGGATCTTCGACGAGTACTCCAACCACCACGGCTTCAACCCGGCGGTGGTCACCGGCAAGCCGGTCGATCTGCACGGATCGCACGGTCGCGAGGCGGCCACCGGCCGCGGGGCGATGTACGCCATCCGCGAGGTGCTCGAGCGCGACGGGCGCGGCCTGGAGGGGACGAGCTTTGTCATCCAGGGCTTCGGCAACGTCGGCAGTTGGGCGGCCAAGCTGCTGCACGAGGCGGGCGCCAAGGTCTTGGCGGTCAGCGACATCAAAGGGGGCATCTACAACCCCGACGGTCTCGACCCGCTCGCCGTGCTCGAGCACGCCTACGAGACGAGCTCGGTGGTCGACTGCAAGAATAGCGAGCCGGTGAGCAACGAAGATCTGCTCGAGCTCGAGTGCGACGTGCTCGTGCCCGCAGCCCTGGGTGATGTGATTACCGAGGAGAACGCCGCCGACATCAAGGCCGATTACGTGCTCGAGGCGGCCAACGCGCCGACGTCCTTCGAGGGCGACCAGATCTTGAACGAGCGCGGCGTCACCGTGGTGCCCGACATCTACTGCAACGCAGGTGGCGTCACGGTCAGCTATTTCGAGTGGGCCCAGAATATTCAGCACTTCTCGTGGCCCGAGACGCGGGTCAACGCCGAGCTCGAAAAGCGGATGATCGCCGCGCACAAGCATATCCGCGGGCTCAAAAACAAGCACGATGTGTCGCTGCGTACCGCCGCCTTCATCGGGGCCATCGAGCGGGTGCGCGAGGCGACGACGATGCGAGGGTTGCAATAA
- a CDS encoding right-handed parallel beta-helix repeat-containing protein has protein sequence MPTNTRAAIILAIVTLAVGCSDDSSGEQPSPDAADAAADTASDTTLDASADASDTVSDTTSDTVSDTMSDASTATCALPAPFDHDPAYPIEVWVSPVGDNTNAGTREAPFATLEHAASTAVQGTRIHLMAGTYSGGIYLDNLQGTAEAPVAIVGEEGAVIDGGNTGLQVSDPSYLTIENLTIRNVAQNGLNIDDGGSFDTPAHHVVVRNVTVEGVGDGGNQDCIKLSGVDDFWVLDNDVSQCSGQGIDMVGCHDGVIHGNHIHDKPSSGIQAKGGTADILIHGNRFADVTGRGINAGGSTGLAYFRPQDAPYEGVRIRVVANVFERVGAASGAPMAYVGCDACVFAHNTVIEPKTWVARILQESTDERFVPSRDGLFVNNIVVFNTADLRNGVFVNVGGNTAPETFTFANNLWFALDDPNFSGPSLSGGIPAPQDSIVQQEPGFADRAGGDYRIGTDSPAVGAARTLSGEAFPDYDGRCFDDPAAVGAFAAQ, from the coding sequence TTGCCCACAAACACGCGCGCAGCCATCATTCTCGCCATCGTGACCCTCGCCGTCGGCTGCTCCGACGACTCGTCCGGCGAACAGCCCTCGCCGGACGCCGCCGACGCCGCCGCCGACACGGCGTCTGACACCACGCTCGATGCGTCCGCAGACGCCTCCGACACGGTGTCTGACACCACTTCCGACACGGTATCAGACACCATGTCGGACGCCTCGACGGCCACCTGCGCGCTCCCCGCTCCCTTCGATCACGACCCGGCCTACCCGATCGAGGTGTGGGTCTCGCCCGTTGGCGACAACACCAACGCCGGCACTCGAGAGGCGCCCTTTGCCACCCTCGAGCACGCCGCGTCGACCGCCGTGCAGGGCACGCGCATTCACCTGATGGCGGGCACGTACTCGGGCGGCATCTACCTGGACAACCTGCAGGGCACGGCCGAAGCGCCCGTCGCCATCGTCGGCGAGGAGGGCGCGGTCATCGACGGCGGCAACACGGGGCTCCAAGTGAGCGACCCGAGCTATCTGACGATCGAGAACCTGACCATCCGCAACGTCGCCCAAAACGGGCTCAACATCGACGACGGCGGCAGCTTCGACACCCCGGCCCACCATGTCGTCGTGCGCAATGTCACCGTCGAGGGCGTCGGCGACGGCGGCAACCAGGACTGCATCAAGCTGTCCGGGGTCGACGACTTTTGGGTGCTCGACAACGACGTGTCGCAGTGCAGCGGCCAGGGCATCGACATGGTCGGCTGCCACGACGGCGTCATCCACGGCAACCACATCCACGACAAGCCCAGCTCGGGCATCCAGGCCAAGGGCGGCACGGCCGACATTCTCATCCACGGCAACCGCTTCGCCGACGTGACCGGCCGCGGCATCAACGCCGGCGGCAGCACCGGCCTCGCCTACTTCCGGCCGCAGGACGCCCCCTACGAGGGCGTGCGCATCCGCGTGGTCGCCAACGTCTTCGAGCGCGTCGGCGCCGCATCGGGCGCCCCGATGGCGTATGTGGGCTGCGACGCGTGCGTCTTCGCCCACAACACCGTCATCGAACCCAAGACCTGGGTCGCTCGCATCCTCCAGGAGTCGACCGACGAGCGCTTCGTGCCGTCGCGCGACGGGCTCTTCGTCAACAACATCGTCGTCTTCAACACGGCCGATTTGCGAAACGGCGTCTTCGTCAACGTCGGCGGCAACACCGCCCCGGAGACGTTCACCTTCGCCAATAACCTGTGGTTCGCCCTCGACGACCCCAACTTCAGCGGCCCGAGCTTGAGCGGAGGCATCCCGGCCCCCCAGGACAGCATCGTGCAGCAAGAGCCCGGCTTCGCCGACCGCGCGGGCGGAGACTACCGTATTGGGACAGACAGCCCGGCCGTCGGCGCAGCGCGCACGCTGTCGGGCGAGGCTTTTCCGGATTACGACGGTCGCTGCTTTGACGATCCGGCGGCAGTGGGGGCGTTCGCGGCACAATAG